From a single Nostoc sp. MS1 genomic region:
- a CDS encoding phosphotransferase enzyme family protein, translating to MTEVTSTQSVVNLADIANRFTFQGKVTNVQNFGSGNINDTFLVTVDSLEEKPFILQRINTQVFRQPELIMQNMRIYSDHVQKRLQQTPLNRRWEVPRVLPTKDHHDYCTDVNGDFWRAISFIDKSQSFDTMQNLAQAQEIGYALGMFHNLISDLPPETMADTLAGFHITPLYLRHYEQVLPTSTQQPSPELDYCLKFVSDRQTYAHILEDAKTEGKLPLRLMHGDPKINNIMFDTVTHQAVSVIDLDTVKPGLVHYDIGDCLRSGCNPAGEETEHWQSVYFDTDLCQGILQGYLSVAKAFLTENDYAYMYDAIRLIAFELGLRFFADYLAGNVYFKIKYPEHNLVRALVQFKLTESIESQAIKIQKIIQDMK from the coding sequence ATATTGCCAATAGATTTACGTTTCAGGGTAAAGTGACCAATGTGCAGAACTTTGGCAGTGGTAATATTAACGATACTTTTTTGGTAACTGTTGATTCTTTAGAGGAAAAGCCTTTTATACTACAACGTATCAACACCCAAGTATTTCGCCAGCCTGAACTGATCATGCAGAATATGCGGATATACAGTGATCATGTTCAAAAACGTCTCCAACAGACACCTCTTAACCGTCGGTGGGAAGTACCGCGCGTACTCCCCACCAAAGATCATCATGACTATTGTACTGATGTTAACGGTGATTTTTGGCGGGCGATTAGTTTTATCGACAAGTCGCAATCTTTCGACACCATGCAGAACTTAGCCCAAGCTCAAGAAATTGGCTATGCTTTGGGGATGTTTCACAACTTAATCAGCGACTTACCACCAGAAACAATGGCGGATACCCTGGCGGGTTTCCACATTACACCACTTTATCTGCGCCACTACGAACAAGTACTACCTACAAGCACACAGCAACCATCCCCAGAATTAGATTATTGCTTAAAATTTGTCAGCGATCGCCAAACTTACGCACATATCCTAGAAGACGCTAAAACTGAGGGTAAATTGCCGTTACGCTTAATGCACGGTGATCCAAAAATTAACAATATCATGTTTGACACTGTAACCCACCAAGCTGTGAGCGTCATCGACCTAGATACAGTTAAACCCGGTTTAGTACATTATGACATTGGTGATTGTTTGCGATCGGGTTGCAATCCGGCTGGAGAAGAAACGGAACACTGGCAAAGCGTTTATTTCGATACAGATTTATGTCAAGGAATCTTACAGGGTTATCTGTCGGTAGCAAAGGCATTTCTTACTGAGAATGATTACGCATATATGTATGATGCTATACGCCTCATCGCCTTTGAATTAGGATTAAGATTCTTCGCTGACTATCTAGCCGGGAATGTTTATTTTAAGATTAAATACCCAGAACATAATTTAGTCAGGGCGCTTGTGCAATTTAAACTCACAGAAAGTATTGAGTCTCAAGCTATCAAGATTCAGAAAATTATTCAAGATATGAAATGA
- a CDS encoding DOMON-like domain-containing protein, which yields MSQQTFSLQPFPSAEIPPVQITGTISRDHNQLTINYQLVGNLQAIVIAAADTPKRQDELWKDTCFEFFLGINNSQRYWEFNLSPAGHWNIYRFDSYRQGMQEETAFNVLPFYVEHHSDSLIISLNVDLGKIISSEQLIDVGITTVIKQKDSDITYWALVHQGKEADFHIRDSFITKL from the coding sequence ATGAGTCAACAAACTTTCTCTTTACAACCTTTCCCCTCGGCTGAGATTCCACCTGTGCAAATTACAGGAACTATCAGCCGAGATCATAATCAACTGACTATTAATTATCAACTTGTCGGGAACTTACAAGCAATTGTAATTGCTGCCGCAGATACACCAAAACGCCAGGATGAACTATGGAAAGATACTTGTTTTGAGTTCTTCCTTGGTATTAATAACTCTCAACGCTATTGGGAATTTAATCTTTCCCCGGCTGGACATTGGAATATTTATCGATTTGATAGCTATCGCCAAGGAATGCAGGAAGAAACAGCTTTTAATGTGCTTCCTTTTTACGTCGAACATCATTCAGATAGTTTAATTATTTCTTTAAATGTAGACTTAGGAAAAATTATTTCTTCAGAACAACTAATTGATGTAGGAATTACTACCGTTATTAAGCAAAAAGATAGTGACATAACTTACTGGGCTTTAGTTCATCAAGGTAAAGAAGCTGATTTTCATATCAGAGACAGTTTTATAACTAAATTATAG